One part of the Arabidopsis thaliana chromosome 1 sequence genome encodes these proteins:
- the EXPA7 gene encoding expansin A7 (expansin A7 (EXPA7); INVOLVED IN: plant-type cell wall modification involved in multidimensional cell growth, unidimensional cell growth, plant-type cell wall loosening; LOCATED IN: endomembrane system, extracellular region; EXPRESSED IN: sperm cell, root hair, root; CONTAINS InterPro DOMAIN/s: Barwin-related endoglucanase (InterPro:IPR009009), Pollen allergen, N-terminal (InterPro:IPR014734), Expansin (InterPro:IPR002963), Rare lipoprotein A (InterPro:IPR005132), Expansin/Lol pI (InterPro:IPR007118), Expansin 45, endoglucanase-like (InterPro:IPR007112), Pollen allergen/expansin, C-terminal (InterPro:IPR007117); BEST Arabidopsis thaliana protein match is: expansin A18 (TAIR:AT1G62980.1); Has 2192 Blast hits to 2189 proteins in 166 species: Archae - 0; Bacteria - 20; Metazoa - 0; Fungi - 53; Plants - 2083; Viruses - 0; Other Eukaryotes - 36 (source: NCBI BLink).), with the protein MGPISSSWSFNKFFSIVFVVFAISGEFVAGYYRPGPWRYAHATFYGDETGGETMGGACGYGNLFNSGYGLSTAALSTTLFNDGYGCGQCFQITCSKSPHCYSGKSTVVTATNLCPPNWYQDSNAGGWCNPPRTHFDMAKPAFMKLAYWRAGIIPVAYRRVPCQRSGGMRFQFQGNSYWLLIFVMNVGGAGDIKSMAVKGSRTNWISMSHNWGASYQAFSSLYGQSLSFRVTSYTTGETIYAWNVAPANWSGGKTYKSTANFR; encoded by the exons ATGGGTCCAATCTCAAGTTCTTGGAGCTTTAACAAATTCTTCTCAATAGTTTTCGTTGTTTTCGCCATCTCCGGCGAGTTCGTCGCTGGATACTATCGACCAGGCCCATGGAGATATGCTCACGCCACTTTCTACGGTGACGAGACCGGTGGTGAAACCATGG gTGGTGCATGTGGGTACGGAAACCTTTTTAACAGCGGCTACGGACTGTCCACGGCGGCGCTAAGCACGACATTGTTCAATGATGGTTACGGATGCGGCCAATGTTTTCAGATAACATGTTCGAAATCACCGCATTGTTACTCTGGAAAATCAACAGTGGTCACAGCCACCAATCTTTGCCCTCCTAATTGGTACCAAGACTCCAACGCTGGTGGTTGGTGCAATCCTCCTAGAACCCATTTCGATATGGCTAAACCAGCTTTCATGAAACTCGCTTACTGGAGGGCCGGTATCATCCCAGTTGCATACCgaag AGTGCCATGCCAAAGGAGTGGAGGTATGAGGTTTCAATTCCAAGGTAATTCTTATTGGCTTCTTATCTTCGTCATGAACGTTGGTGGCGCCGGAGACATCAAGAGCATGGCCGTTAAAGGTAGCCGGACGAATTGGATAAGCATGAGCCACAATTGGGGAGCCTCTTACCAAGCTTTTTCCTCTCTCTATGgtcaatctctctctttccggGTCACTTCTTACACCACCGGTGAAACCATCTATGCTTGGAACGTTGCTCCGGCTAACTGGAGCGGCGGTAAGACTTACAAGAGCACCGCTAATTTCCGTTAA
- a CDS encoding basic helix-loop-helix (bHLH) DNA-binding superfamily protein (basic helix-loop-helix (bHLH) DNA-binding superfamily protein; FUNCTIONS IN: DNA binding, sequence-specific DNA binding transcription factor activity; INVOLVED IN: regulation of transcription; LOCATED IN: nucleus; CONTAINS InterPro DOMAIN/s: Helix-loop-helix DNA-binding domain (InterPro:IPR001092), Helix-loop-helix DNA-binding (InterPro:IPR011598); BEST Arabidopsis thaliana protein match is: basic helix-loop-helix (bHLH) DNA-binding superfamily protein (TAIR:AT1G62975.1); Has 394 Blast hits to 394 proteins in 30 species: Archae - 0; Bacteria - 0; Metazoa - 5; Fungi - 2; Plants - 387; Viruses - 0; Other Eukaryotes - 0 (source: NCBI BLink).): protein MNFPDSSLFTPNFAYENDLDFSSLITPSTRVSFQEPKPCNPVIHSAGIENDGRQNCETTMTLSEIMKGDDEPKNKRAKHKELERQRRQENTSLFKILRYLLPSQYIKGKRSSADHVLEAVNYIKDLQKKIKEVSEKRDRIKRSITHPSSRGEFSIRSLASSTCSCVGDTNIAVVVRPCLIGLEIVVSCCNRHESCLSSVLQLLAQEQCFNIVSCISTRLHQGFIHTIASEVEEGIEVYFSELQEKIIKIGTSRVTTR, encoded by the exons ATGAATTTTCCAGATTCTTCATTGTTCACACCAAATTTTGCTTATGAAAATGATTTAGATTTCTCTAGTTTGATCACTCCTTCAACGCGTGTATCATTCCAAGAACCTAAACCATGTAATCCAGTCATTCATAGTGCAGGGATTGAGAACGATGGAAGACAAAACTGTGAGACGACCATGACATTAAGCGAAATCATGAAAGGAGACGATGAGCCGAAGAACAAGAGAGCTAAACATAAAGAGCTTGAGAGACAAAGAAGGCAAGAAAACACATCTCTATTCAAGATTCTAAGATATTTATTGCCATCTCAATACATAAAG GGTAAACGTTCCTCGGCAGATCACGTTCTAGAAGCAGTGAATTACATCAAAGACttacagaagaagatcaaagagGTCAGCGAAAAAAGAGATAGAATCAAGAGATCTATTACTCATCCATCATCAAGAGGAGAATTTTCAATAAGATCATTAGCATCATCAACTTGTTCTTGTGTTGGAGACACGAACATTGCTGTTGTGGTTAGGCCTTGTTTGATCGGACTAGAGATCGTAGTAAGTTGTTGTAACAGACACGAATCTTGTCTATCAAGTGTTCTTCAACTCCTGGCTCAAGAGCAATGCTTTAATATTGTTAGTTGCATCTCAACTAGACTACACCAAGGATTCATACACACCATTGCTTCTGAG GTCGAGGAGGGAATAGAGGTTTATTTCTCAGAGCTTCAAGaaaagataatcaaaattGGAACCTCAAGAGTCACTACTCGCTAG
- the HPR3 gene encoding D-isomer specific 2-hydroxyacid dehydrogenase family protein (D-isomer specific 2-hydroxyacid dehydrogenase family protein; FUNCTIONS IN: in 6 functions; INVOLVED IN: metabolic process; LOCATED IN: cellular_component unknown; EXPRESSED IN: 24 plant structures; EXPRESSED DURING: 13 growth stages; CONTAINS InterPro DOMAIN/s: D-isomer specific 2-hydroxyacid dehydrogenase, catalytic domain (InterPro:IPR006139), D-isomer specific 2-hydroxyacid dehydrogenase, NAD-binding (InterPro:IPR006140), NAD(P)-binding domain (InterPro:IPR016040); BEST Arabidopsis thaliana protein match is: D-isomer specific 2-hydroxyacid dehydrogenase family protein (TAIR:AT2G45630.2); Has 29393 Blast hits to 29385 proteins in 2729 species: Archae - 468; Bacteria - 18116; Metazoa - 729; Fungi - 1168; Plants - 597; Viruses - 5; Other Eukaryotes - 8310 (source: NCBI BLink).), with product MAESSEPPVVLLHRPPSLTFMDEILTREFRTLITDTSSSESLPSFFPRHASSARAFVISGRLPVTDELLSHLPSLQILVCTSVGIDHIDLAACKRRGIVITNAGNAFSDDVADCAVGLLISVLRRIPAADRYVRSGNWAKFGDFQLGSKVSGKRVGIVGLGSIGSFVAKRLESFGCVISYNSRSQKQSSPYRYYSDILSLAENNDVLVLCCSLTDETHHIVNREVMELLGKDGVVINVGRGKLIDEKEMVKCLVDGVIGGAGLDVFENEPAVPQELFGLDNVVLSPHFAVATPGSLDNVAQIALANLKAFFSNRPLLSPVQLD from the exons atggcgGAATCTTCAGAGCCTCCGGTTGTTCTCCTTCACCGACCACCGTCTCTAACTTTCATGGACGAGATTCTGACTCGTGAATTCCGTACTCTCATCACCGACACTTCCTCATCGGAATCACTCCCGAGCTTCTTCCCCCGTCACGCCTCCTCCGCCAGAGCCTTCGTTATCAGCGGCAGACTTCCGGTAACCGATGAACTCCTTTCTCATCTCCCTTCTCTCCAGATTCTCGTCTGCACTAGCGTCGGCATCGATCACATCGATCTCGCCGCATGCAAGCGTCGCGGCATCGTTATCACCAACGCTGGCAACGCGTTTTCCGATGACGTTGCTGATTGTGCCGTCGGTTTGCTTATTAGCGTTCTCCGTCGTATTCCTGCCGCCGATCGTTACGTCCGGTCTGGTAATTGGGCGAAATTTGGGGATTTTCAATTAGGGTCCAAG GTAAGTGGGAAGAGAGTTGGGATAGTTGGATTGGGGAGCATTGGATCATTTGTTGCTAAAAGACTTGAATCATTTGGCTGTGTTATCTCTTACAACTCAAGGAGTCAGAAACAGAGTAGTCCATACCGGTATTACTCTGACATTCTCTCGTTAGCAGAGAACAACGATGTACTTGTCCTCTGCTGCTCTTTGACAGACGAAACGCACCATATTGTGAATAGAGAAGTGATGGAGTTGCTTGGTAAGGATGGGGTTGTGATCAATGTGGGACGAGGAAAGTTGATTGATGAGAAGGAGATGGTCAAGTGTTTGGTTGACGGTGTGATTGGTGGTGctggtttagatgtgtttgAGAATGAACCGGCAGTTCCTCAGGAGTTGTTTGGTTTGGATAATGTAGTGTTGTCTCCTCATTTTGCTGTGGCTACACCAGGGTCTTTGGACAATGTTGCACAGATTGCTTTAGCTAACTTGAAGGCGTTTTTCTCGAACCGGCCTTTGCTTTCTCCGGTTCAATTGGATTGA